From a single Canis aureus isolate CA01 chromosome 5, VMU_Caureus_v.1.0, whole genome shotgun sequence genomic region:
- the AGMAT gene encoding guanidino acid hydrolase, mitochondrial, with protein MLRRVAAGCARALGTGGGARPASGLSPPGRSASSGSPDAPRNQPPSSEFLARPVGVCSMMRLPVQASPEGLDAAFVGVPLDIGTSNRPGARFGPRRIREESVLLRTANPSTGALPFQSLMVADLGDVNVNLYNLQDSCRLIREAYEKIVAAGCIPLTLGGDHTITYPILQAMAKKHGPVGLLHVDAHTDTADKALGEKVYHGTPFRRCVDEGLLDCERVVQVGIRGSATTLDPYRYSRSQGFRVVLAEDCWMKSLVPLMADVRRQMGGKPLYISFDIDGLDPAYAPGTGTPEIAGLTPSQGLEIIRGCQGLNVVGCDLVEVSPPYDPFGNTALLAANLLFEMLCALPKVTVV; from the exons ATGCTGCGGCGGGTGGCGGCCGGGTGCGCCCGGGCTCTGGGCACGGGCGGGGGCGCGCGTCCTGCCTCGGGGCTCAGCCCCCCGGGCCGCAGCGCCAGCAGCGGGTCCCCCGATGCGCCCCGGAACCAGCCCCCCAGCTCCGAGTTCTTGGCTCGGCCGGTGGGCGTCTGCTCCATGATGCGGCTGCCGGTGCAAGCCTCCCCCGAGGGGCTGGACGCCGCCTTCGTCGGGGTGCCCCTGGACATTGGGACCTCCAACCGGCCCGGGGCCAG ATTTGGCCCCCGGCGGATCCGGGAAGAGTCAGTGCTGCTTCGGACAGCCAACCCTAGCACGGGGGCCCTCCCCTTCCAGTCCCTCATGGTTGCAGACCTAGGCGACGTGAATGTCAATCTCTACAACCTTCAGGACAGCTGCCGTCTAATTCGAGAGGCCTATGAGAAAATTGTAGCGGCTGGCTGTATTCCCCTGACCTTGG GCGGAGATCACACAATCACATATCCTATATTGCAAGCGATGGCAAAAAA GCATGGCCCCGTGGGGCTGCTGCATGTGGACGCCCACACGGACACGGCCGACAAGGCCCTGGGAGAGAAGGTCTATCACGGGACGCCCTTCCGCCGGTGCGTGGACGAGGGCCTCCTGGACTGCGAGCGCGTGGTGCAGGTCGGCATCCGGGGCTCCGCCACGACCTTGGATCCCTACAGATACAGCCGGAGCCAG GGCTTCCGGGTGGTCCTGGCCGAGGACTGCTGGATGAAGTCGCTGGTCCCGCTGATGGCAGACGTGAGGCGGCAGATGGGGGGCAAGCCCCTTTATATCAGCTTTGACATCGACGGCCTGGATCCTGCCTACGCCCCAGGGACAGGAACACCTGAAATTGCGGGGCTCACCCCGAGTCAG GGGCTGGAAATCATCCGGGGTTGTCAAGGCCTGAACGTGGTGGGTTGTGACCTTGTGGAAGTTTCACCGCCCTACGATCCTTTTG gAAACACGGCCCTCCTGGCTGCTAACCTGCTGTTTGAGATGCTGTGTGCTCTCCCCAAAGTGACAGTCGTCTGA